A genomic window from Sphingobacteriales bacterium includes:
- a CDS encoding alpha/beta hydrolase, translating to MGKRLFLLPGFGEDERCFNELEGLITGYDKIHIDYRPVLNKFIFPLITVQQFARQLIKHYNIHPGDKLIGHSMGGFFSFQIRELIGCEICLIGSFNDPEKVFHTVPQVPRITQIAALTGIVKTTALKRYLLGKIKNEHIKNVQAGVMDNFHSFTNTQLALMSEMTYAPKIPSKLPNPLRIHDKRDRIVRPPDEDYVQVEGGHFCLNLHPQETFQAMEHFLI from the coding sequence ATGGGAAAAAGACTTTTTTTACTGCCCGGTTTTGGTGAAGACGAACGCTGCTTCAATGAACTCGAAGGACTGATTACCGGATATGATAAGATACACATTGATTACCGGCCTGTATTGAACAAATTCATTTTTCCGCTGATTACCGTTCAGCAGTTTGCACGACAGCTGATCAAACATTACAATATTCATCCCGGCGACAAGCTCATCGGTCATTCAATGGGCGGCTTTTTCTCTTTTCAGATACGGGAACTGATCGGATGTGAAATCTGCCTGATTGGTTCCTTCAACGACCCGGAGAAAGTTTTTCATACCGTTCCGCAGGTTCCGCGCATCACACAAATTGCGGCGCTGACAGGCATAGTAAAAACAACGGCATTAAAGAGATATCTTTTAGGTAAGATAAAAAATGAGCACATCAAGAATGTGCAGGCCGGCGTGATGGATAATTTCCATTCGTTTACGAATACCCAGCTGGCACTGATGTCTGAAATGACCTATGCACCTAAAATACCGTCTAAGCTGCCGAATCCATTGCGCATTCACGATAAACGCGACCGAATCGTGCGGCCGCCGGATGAAGATTATGTACAGGTGGAAGGCGGACATTTTTGCCTGAACCTTCATCCGCAGGAAACGTTTCAGGCGATGGAACATTTTTTGATATAA
- a CDS encoding agmatine deiminase family protein translates to MLQRRLPAEWEPQDVIQIAFPSRRSDWSDYWDEVIPCYVHVIKVIASYQPLIIVSDDMLEVRTHLSAVDSSNIYLLEIPINDTWARDYGAITVESPDGFIIEDFMFNGWGLKFAADKDNLITKQLWDKGVYHASKFHIPDLVLEGGSIESDGAGTLLTTSNCLLSPNRNPHFSRQQIEDRLISLFGLKKVLWLENGHLLGDDTDAHIDTIARFCDANTIAYVQCTDKNEVHYTSLKMMEEELQQFKSAENKPYRLIPLPMPDAIYAPDDHRRLPATYANFLILNEVVLIPIYNVSQDASAVEQLQKAFPSKKVIGVDCSALILQHGSLHCITMQYPKGSINFQTLKKQ, encoded by the coding sequence ATGTTACAACGACGATTACCGGCAGAGTGGGAGCCGCAGGATGTCATACAGATTGCTTTTCCGAGCAGGCGGTCCGACTGGTCGGATTACTGGGATGAAGTTATCCCCTGTTATGTCCATGTCATAAAAGTGATTGCTTCTTACCAGCCTTTGATTATCGTCAGTGATGATATGCTGGAAGTAAGAACGCACTTGTCTGCTGTGGACAGTTCAAATATTTATCTGTTGGAAATTCCCATCAACGATACATGGGCACGCGATTATGGTGCCATCACCGTTGAATCTCCGGATGGTTTTATAATAGAAGATTTCATGTTCAACGGGTGGGGACTGAAATTTGCCGCGGACAAAGATAATCTGATTACCAAACAGCTTTGGGACAAAGGAGTGTACCATGCTTCGAAATTCCATATACCGGATTTGGTACTGGAAGGCGGCAGTATAGAAAGCGACGGAGCCGGAACCTTGCTGACCACATCCAATTGTTTATTGTCACCCAACAGGAATCCGCATTTCAGCAGACAGCAGATAGAAGATAGATTAATCTCACTGTTTGGGCTGAAGAAGGTGTTGTGGCTGGAAAACGGCCATCTGCTGGGCGATGATACCGATGCGCACATTGATACCATTGCCCGTTTCTGCGATGCGAATACCATTGCGTATGTTCAGTGTACAGACAAAAATGAAGTACATTATACTTCATTGAAAATGATGGAAGAGGAATTACAGCAATTTAAATCTGCGGAAAACAAACCCTATCGGTTGATTCCGCTTCCAATGCCTGATGCCATTTATGCACCGGATGACCATCGAAGGTTACCCGCAACCTATGCTAATTTTCTCATCCTGAATGAAGTGGTGTTGATTCCAATCTATAATGTTTCACAGGATGCTTCAGCTGTTGAGCAGTTGCAAAAAGCATTTCCCAGCAAAAAAGTGATAGGAGTGGACTGCAGTGCGTTGATATTGCAGCATGGTTCGCTGCATTGCATCACCATGCAGTATCCCAAGGGCAGTATTA
- a CDS encoding fatty acid desaturase family protein: MATTFNNWEFNVQPENHQVVKYKQIINQYLTKAEIKKLHTKSDWKGAWEVLSVWLWIAFAFALAGFCPNVLTILIALFILGGKQLGCAIIMHDASHHSLFKTKRLNDIVGNFLGAYPIFNNVAQYRPYHFQHHIATGTADDPDINLVSGYPAKLASMLRKLLRDLSGLTGIKADFGLLAMHTGFIKYNLGNFIEKIPEENRTWKVIFRNAYYNLRGPVLVNALIFCILLASGKPWLYLLWIGANLTTFNFSLRIRSIAEHSVVEDTHDPYKNTRTTYANFLEQILFAPLHVNYHLEHHFLQNMPSYHSPALHKILMERGFYQYGLLKQSYWEILKLAVRK; encoded by the coding sequence ATGGCAACCACCTTCAACAACTGGGAATTTAACGTCCAACCTGAAAACCATCAGGTAGTAAAATACAAACAGATAATCAATCAGTATTTAACCAAAGCAGAAATCAAAAAACTGCACACAAAATCCGACTGGAAGGGTGCATGGGAGGTATTGAGTGTGTGGCTGTGGATTGCTTTCGCTTTTGCATTAGCCGGATTTTGCCCAAATGTACTGACGATTCTAATCGCTTTATTTATCTTAGGGGGTAAACAACTGGGCTGTGCCATCATCATGCACGATGCATCCCATCATTCCTTGTTCAAAACAAAAAGATTAAACGACATCGTCGGCAATTTCCTGGGTGCCTATCCCATTTTCAATAATGTGGCGCAATACCGGCCGTATCATTTCCAGCATCATATCGCAACGGGAACGGCAGATGATCCGGATATCAACCTGGTGTCAGGCTATCCGGCAAAACTCGCCAGTATGCTGCGCAAACTGTTGCGTGACCTCTCCGGATTGACAGGCATTAAAGCCGACTTCGGCCTCCTGGCTATGCACACCGGTTTTATCAAATACAATCTTGGAAATTTTATCGAAAAAATCCCAGAAGAAAACAGGACATGGAAAGTCATCTTCAGAAATGCCTACTACAACCTGCGCGGTCCGGTACTGGTGAATGCTCTTATATTCTGTATACTTCTTGCATCCGGCAAACCCTGGCTGTACCTTCTATGGATAGGTGCCAATCTGACCACATTTAATTTCAGTTTGCGTATCCGCTCCATAGCAGAACACAGCGTAGTGGAAGACACACATGACCCTTATAAAAACACCCGCACCACCTATGCCAATTTTCTGGAGCAAATCTTATTTGCACCGCTGCATGTCAATTATCATTTAGAGCATCATTTTCTGCAAAACATGCCATCCTACCATTCTCCGGCACTGCACAAAATACTGATGGAACGCGGCTTTTATCAATACGGTCTGCTGAAACAAAGCTATTGGGAAATCTTAAAATTGGCAGTACGGAAATAG